The following proteins come from a genomic window of Macadamia integrifolia cultivar HAES 741 chromosome 14, SCU_Mint_v3, whole genome shotgun sequence:
- the LOC122062083 gene encoding aspartyl protease AED3-like: protein MRKTQPLPLLLSLLVSLLCLYPSQGYTLNCGSSDHSSTLEVMHIYSPCSPFRPKKALSWEQTILDMAAKDEARLLFLSNLAVGRRSMVPIASGRQIIQSPTYIVRANFGTPAQPMFVAMDTSSDVAWVPCTGCVGCSSSVFNTAKSTTYKPVGCSAPQCKQVPNPTCGGAACSFNLTYGSATIAATVTQDTLALAQDPVPNYSFGCIKAAAGNPVPPQGLLGLGRGPMSLLSQTKSLYQSTFSYCLPDFRSTNFSGSLRLGPVSQPQRIKFTPLLTNPRRSSLYYVNMIGISVGRRQVTIPQSALGFNPTTGAGTVFDSGTVFTRLVQPAYIAVRDEFRRRVKAGPVSALGGFDTCYSQQVVSPKITFHFTGMNVTMPPENFLIHSTAGSITCLAMAGSPDNVNSVLNVIANMQQQNHRVLYDVPNSRLGVAREPCTR from the coding sequence ATGAGGAAAACTCAACCACTCCCTCTACTCCTCTCCCTCCTAGTATCCCTTCTCTGCCTCTACCCTTCTCAAGGGTACACCCTTAATTGTGGCTCCTCCGACCATAGCTCCACCCTTGAGGTCATGCACATCTACAGCCCATGCTCCCCTTTCCGGCCCAAAAAAGCCCTTTCTTGGGAACAAACCATCCTCGACATGGCCGCGAAAGACGAAGCTCGGCTCCTTTTTCTCTCCAATCTCGCCGTTGGTCGGAGATCGATGGTCCCAATTGCCTCCGGCCGGCAGATAATCCAAAGCCCAACCTACATTGTCCGGGCCAACTTTGGAACCCCGGCCCAGCCCATGTTTGTGGCTATGGACACAAGCAGTGATGTTGCATGGGTACCATGCACCGGCTGTGTAGGATGTTCTTCCAGCGTCTTTAACACTGCCAAGTCAACAACTTACAAACCCGTTGGATGCTCCGCCCCGCAATGCAAGCAGGTTCCAAACCCGACTTGTGGTGGCGCCGCTTGCTCTTTTAACCTCACATACGGCTCCGCCACCATCGCCGCCACCGTCACGCAAGACACGTTAGCCCTTGCCCAAGACCCCGTCCCCAACTACTCATTCGGCTGCATTAAAGCAGCCGCCGGAAATCCAGTGCCGCCTCAGGGCTTGCTCGGACTCGGGCGGGGCCCCATGTCACTTCTTTCTCAAACCAAATCCCTTTACCAATCCACCTTCTCCTACTGCTTACCCGACTTCCGATCCACCAACTTTTCGGGTTCACTCCGGCTCGGACCGGTTTCTCAACCACAACGAATTAAATTCACCCCTCTTCTCACCAACCCAAGAAGGTCCTCCCTCTACTACGTCAACATGATTGGCATCAGTGTTGGCCGCCGGCAAGTCACCATCCCACAAAGCGCATTGGGGTTCAACCCAACCACCGGTGCCGGAACCGTCTTCGACTCTGGCACAGTGTTCACCCGGCTGGTCCAACCAGCCTACATTGCAGTGAGAGACGAGTTCCGGCGACGGGTCAAGGCCGGACCGGTGTCGGCATTGGGTGGGTTCGACACCTGTTATTCGCAGCAGGTGGTGTCGCCGAAGATAACATTCCATTTTACGGGAATGAACGTGACAATGCCGCCAGAGAACTTTTTGATACACAGTACGGCCGGGAGTATAACTTGCTTGGCCATGGCGGGTTCGCCGGATAATGTGAATTCGGTGCTGAATGTGATAGCGAACATGCAGCAGCAGAACCATAGGGTACTTTACGATGTGCCCAACTCGAGGTTAGGGGTGGCACGTGAACCCTGTACccgttaa